AGTGAAGGTCTTAATATTTGTTATTGCCAGGTTGGACCGTAATTGCTAGGTATGTCCGGTGGTCGTATAGGTATTCAAGAGTCCCATAAAGTGttttatgctacaaaaaattgcttctttcacatttcaaaaggatGCCGAAGCAGATGGGTTCTCAAGAattcaaaaagcattttattttacgaaaaattgctatgtttaaatcagtaatatgccttttttacatttaaaaaaggaaGGAGCAACTCTCAAAACCCCCTGCTGGCTATGTCCCTGTATATAGGCTACAGTTCTCATTATCTAATTTGGTTTCCAAAGTTCAGTCCTGGAATCATAATTTGAACAtcaaaaaagattcaattcctaacagtctatcaaagaagatcataaatatatatatattatatatggaGGGAACACCACATTATTCTGAGTTGATTGTCAAAAAGAATTGTGTCGGTgtcttttataataattatatgagGAACTCGAGCCATTTCTAACCTTATAGGATATGCCCTAACCCATAATATAATCATATATTGTCAAATCTAAAATGCCTcataaatacagggtgtccataaagtctgtttacaatttcaattttgttatgaagtcagttatcaatattatcttaaccaggtttgttgttttttaatcagtaattgttaaaGTGTTTTTACCTTCATTTAATCtgtctgtgagggccaaaacaatatatggtattgtAATAACGTATTGTTTTGAGAAATAATATCCTCaataaagtgaaaatatttgaggaaGATAGGTTGGAAGGAactaagaaatttttttattctattttccaTCTATGCTGTATTCTTGttaatgtaaatatgaatatagCACATTTTTTTGGGGGGAGGGAGGGGGGAGATGGgggttattatcaaaaatatttgtgactatGTGGTGTTCCCGAAAAGCAAATACAAAGTGGTTGATATGTTGAAtatacagaaaatgaaaaagcgaggAGCACAACATAGGAGTTTATCTTGGAAAAAGAGGGGAGGGGGAGAAAAAAACGGGACCCCAACAGATAGCGCCCACTAGAGCGGTGATGGAACAGGGGGTGTGAGAAAAAATGTCATAACCTCTCTGTGTCCTGTGTTGTGACCTCACCACAGGCAAATGCACCCGAAttcttaaaaaaacttgaaaaacatgTCTGAATATATATGCTGTATACAGCTCTCACCTGAGTGAGAAAACGAAAAAGAATGAGGGGGGAGAGGGGGCAGGGTAAGGGGTGAGAGGGGGCAGGGTAAGGGTTCAGAAAAAAAGTTCAGAGCCTACAGTGATACCTAGCCACTGCCGGTTTGTTCAAGATTGTCAATATATTTATGCAAGTATGCTGAATCATGATTGATATGAAATTTtactcaaattcaaatttatctgaaaaattcCCCCATCcctcagaaatttttttttttggtttccaAATCTGTTTTACACTAAGATAAAAACACAATCAGTAAATATTACAGAGAAAATAGAACAAACTTTTTCACacaaaagtataagtaaaatcaaaataaaatcccctACTTTTTTACCCCCAGTGCTCCcccctttttaataaaaacacaatgcattaaaacctaataataacaattcctaatttttttttgtttttttcttaaattattttttcattgcatATTCGCAGAGGTCCTTTACATCCATCATTGCTTTTTCGATGTTATCAGCAAATCGAGATGAGTTCTGATAAGATAAATAGATAAGGAGATAATAACatggaaatataaatacattcaaaagAGTGTAATCAGAGAGTCCCCTAGATAAAAAACAGTTAAGATAAgatgatgataaaataatgaatatggcAGGCTAATAAGACAAgcccgcccgatgctgccacaaccaaactaaaaccaaattttgatgtttaagtTTGAAATAATTCAAGGAATTTTAAACGTAGTTTTAgcatgaggcttattgttttccacctttgcgtttgtaacactgtaaacattggtcataaaatgtaacttcttacgtcacacttacatggcccaccggCTAAGGTGGGcaaactagctaactaatcccagacccaatatggactggtaaccggacgacatcctcgggataaatatgcaaatccattACATAGCAATAGCTGCAAATGCAGGTCACAtagtaaatattataaaatgaataCTTACTGTCTCATGAGAGGAGACTTACTTAAGTTGGGAGTTATTGCGACAGGAAACATGGAAACTGATTGAAGATtaatgaaaacagtgaaaagaaAGACACACAGCAtgataatagttatttttttaGAGTAGAGAAACTCAAAGATGAAAAAGGTtttctttttaatataaaaaaaatgtgatatgCGTGTAATGACTACATCCAAAAAATGGGATTCCCCCTCCCTCCTTCAATTTTTGAGCTATGTTTTTTGAAAGGCTAATGTGTCACAACCTATGGGTGTATTTGAAAGGTCCAATGACTTGCCATGTGGGTCATGGTTAGATGAGTTAAAATGCaggattgaaatgaaattaaaaattcagaaaagaTTTCTTGCAAACTGTTAATTTTTCGTTATCAGAAGAGTCGTGGTCTAATAAGTAAATCTACAGTGTCGAAATGAACCAAAATTGACATGATACTATATGCACATTCGGGGGTCGCAAGGATTTGTAACTGCTTTGTCACAGAgtgttcaactaaagagtctaAAGTAATGACTACATCCAAAAATTGGGATTCCCCCTCCCTCTTTCAATTTTTGAACTATGTTTATTGAAAGGCTAATGAGTCACAACCTATGGGTGTATTTGAAAGGTCCAATGACTTGCCATGTTGGTCATAGTTTAATGACTAAAAACGCAGGGTTgagatgaaaataaaattaaagaagtctgttaatttttcattatcagattcaactaaaaaaaaagttgtggtccaataagtaaaaaaagggtttaaatgaagcaaaattgcTGTGATACTATGTGCACATTCGGGGGTCGCAAGGATTTGTAACTGCTTTGTCACAGAgtgttcaactaaagagtcgcggtctaataaataaaaatacagggttGAAATTAACCAAAATTGATGTGGATCTATCTAATCATTCAGGGGATCGCATGGATTTGTAGAGTCACAGGGTGATATGTTACTGAGGGTTCAACTAAAGAGTCACGGTCTAATAAGTAAAAATGCAGTATCAAAATGAACTAAAATTGATGCGGAACTATTTGCGTATTCACAAGTTGCTGCTTTCACAGAGGGGCTGAATGTTTGCTGGATATACGGAatcaagacaattttttttttagtttagttagatacaaagaaaatttccaaatttctgtggcaaacaaataaataattattatcaTGATTGTAATtcgcgatttaaaaaaaacttttttgaaaaatttttttttttgacataatgaAGAATTTGATGACAATAGACAGCCATGCGTTAATAACTAAAAATGGAGGGTACAAATAAAGACAGTCACAGTTGAATGATTAAAAATGCAGGGTTTGAATGATAATAACAttctttatgattttttatataatgaaCTTACATTTGTGAAACACTTAATCAAAGTTATGGTCAGAGGAATAAAAATGCAGGgccaaaatgaacaaataatttgagATTAGGAATGTTGGCTGGAGCATCATGGTCTGATGAACGAAAATGTCGggttaaattgaacaaaaaattgatgaatatgaATATGCAATAGAACACCAcatgattgaaaaatgaatgGCAGTCATGGTTGGATGAATGATGACCGAAAATGCAGggttaaaatgagaaaaatatttgattcacgATAATGACTAGAGAGTCACATGATTGAGAAATCTAATGGAAGTCATGGTCGAATGAGTAAATAATGCAGGGTTTGAAATGTCAATGTGACCAGATGAAATTAATTCCATAACAgccaatttgataaaattttagggacaaaattttgtgaatttcGAATTAAACATGCACTAAGTTGCAACAGCGAGAAAGAAAATTAAGTTTCAGCGATAGCCTGCACCAGCACGATAAGAAACACCGAAAAGAAAAATGATCATTGCgagaaatgttttgaaaacaacTTATGCTTTTAGTTTTTACTTTTATGCTAATGTTTATGGTGTGAGACTTTGTTGGCCGAATAAAAAACTCTGGTCACCAGCTCATCTAGAGGTGCAATAAATTTGGGTAGGCAAAGACGAAAGCGGGGCAAGTGTTTAGAAAAGCAATAAAGACTAATAGATCTGGAAATCCAACTTTATTTGTGCTTTTACTTTAATTCTAATGTTTAAGGGGTTGGATCTAGACGATAGTTTGAGTTCAAACATCATGTCGCCGCACcttacccagggtgtaataaattgaatcgGCTAAACTGGAAAGATTCTGTCACTCCTAGAACAGGAGGTTCTCACATAGTGGAGATATGGGAACCTACGGCCAGTATGTACCTCAGCATTTCActttggaggggggggggggaatttaGAAGGTTGGTAAATATTTTCCTATTAGCGATTAAACTATtcgtaacttataaaaatgtgttatgtatttgacagaCCAACTGCACTGATAAATATTCTACcttctggatattcaaatacaattatacttaAGTTAGGTAATCAAGTGCGGTATCATacttcaaaattaggggggtgtttgaaattttagagggGGGGGATTAATGCCAACAGCAAATCAGAACCTTCCCAGTTCCCAGTATTGCCTGCCCAATTAATTAAACCCAGACCTTCAAAAAATATGCAGCCTCTTACAAATCATCAGTGACAACATATTAGGTTTGTCCATAGCGAAGACAAAAACATCACATAAGGTTAGCGTATTAAAAAGTGAgtagaaatatataaacaataagAAAAAGTTATAAatcggaaaattttttttaaaaaaaaacgaaaaaaaaaacataaaagaaaatgatattctGATCTTTTGCAAGAAGGGAGACTCGATCCCAACCACCTCGCCACAATTCCTACCAAAATAAGAGTCCTTTTCGTAGAAAAAGCGATCAAAATTTATCACCACATTGCCTGGTATCCCAGAACCAAGCTTTGTCTACAGAAGCGTGGCCAGGAATTTTTAAAGGAGGggggttttgaaatttttaatagcCAAGCTAGACAGAAACAGCTATCATTTTCTACCAGATGCCGGTGAAAGTAGGTTTTCAATtatcttgagggtctaaaaagcgttccaagctgcgaaaaattgctatgtatgttaCACAAAAAggtttttttacatttcaaaagggtgCGTTAGCCAGTGGCTTGTAGGTACTGAGTTCAAATTGAGGGTAAAAAAATGTTTCTAAATAACACAATAACTTACCAGTCATGGCCTCCTTATATCCTGATACATGGCATTCTGTAGCTTTCTTCAAAAGAGCAATTCTGTCTT
This is a stretch of genomic DNA from Styela clava chromosome 2, kaStyClav1.hap1.2, whole genome shotgun sequence. It encodes these proteins:
- the LOC144419883 gene encoding carnitine O-palmitoyltransferase 1, liver isoform-like; translation: MTRLFRDGRSETVRSCTTESCAFVRAMKDPEQTNEDRIALLKKATECHVSGYKEAMTGKLLCYLETFFYPQFELSTYKPLANAPF